The Moorena producens PAL-8-15-08-1 genomic interval GAATAATCTTGTAATGGCTGTAATTCAGTTACCTGTCTCCTAAAATTATCCCCTCCATCTAAAGCGGTGTAACTCAAGGTAATAATCACATCGGAAATGGTGTCAAAGTCAATGCGATTGGTTGCTTTGGGTAAACTGAGTTCCCAGGTAGACACTGCACCTGTGCCTTCAAAGGGTAGGTAGCGGGTATCCCAGTAAAAATTAAGTTCAAACAAGCCGTTATCCATAGCACCCCTGGAAATGGCAATTTTTTGATTAAGTCGCCAATTTGAGCGCAAAATCGATTCATCTGGTGGGTTTTCCCCTCCACCCAGTAGGTATTCAACTGCATTAACATCGGGCTTTAGGAGTGTCTTGTTAGAGGTTTGGGTTAAGGTCGCTTTGATGTTTTGATAGGGACCCACGACTGCGGGGATGGAAATAGCAATGGTTTTGATTTGACGAGCGTAATGACCGGGGAAGTCGAAGTCAAAAAGTTTTTCACTCAATGCAAATTCGCATTTTCCTGTTTCTTTCAATTGTTGGAAAGCTTGGGGATTTAGTTGTAGTAGGGAGATAGTTTTCTCAATTTCCAAACGGCGGACATTCCCTTCAATGTAGGCTTTTTCTAGTTGGGTTAAACCTAACATTAAACTTTCTCCAGCTAGCAATCCTTTTTTCAAGCTGTCCCAATAATCGAAGTTAATATAGGTGTCGTCTTTGTTGAGTTCGTATTGGTAAGCACTTTGGGTTGCCATTGCCATATCCAGAGCAACTTTGTAGGTTTGGAAGTAGAGGATAGATAGGCGAGCAACCATCCATTGATATAGTTCTTTGTTGGTAAAATTATCTTTGAGGAAGTCTTTTATTTCTTTGGCTTGAGCGATGCTTTTATTGTGAATTTTTAGTTCTTGTTCGGCAATGGCTTGTCGAATCTTTTGGGCTTCTATCTGATATTCGATTTGCTGAACATCAATTTCAGCTAATTTCTCCTGAAATTCCCATTCTTGTTCACGACGCTGATAACTGGCGATTCTATCAGCTAACCCAGAGCTTTGATTCAGTACATATGCTATGTTTTGAGCAGCTTCACCTTTAGAACGGACAACAGCGCCAGGTTCAAATCCTCCATTTGCAAGTCCGTAAATGGTAGGAACTCCATAAGCAGGAGAAGATAGATAAAACAAGACAGTGGCAACTGATTGAGAAGCTAATGCACTGCTCATAAGAGTCACACCAGCTATCTCACCAGAAGACCATCCCTCGTCATTGAGCTTATGATAATAGTTATACCGATGTTGTACTGATGCAAGGCTTTCCTTGAGGGAATTCAAAGTTTCCTTTGCCTCTTCAATTTGCTTTTCTTTAGTTGTGGTAATCAGTTTCAGGATGCTTTGCTCGTGGCTGCTTCTGAGTAATGCTAGTTCTTCGGCATCTTTCTTCTCCAATGCGCTTAATAAAGATGAGCCGAGTTGAATCAGGGTGGATGTGATGTTTTTGGCTCGCTCCAGCATATAATCGAAACGATAGTTGGGAACCGCAGGGGTTAACTGGGAAACCACACTCAGAGGTGTTCTTCCCCCTGCGACTGCCCGAACCAGTTGGGCTGGGTCGATCGGAGCTTGGAATAGTGCTAGTTGTCGCTTTATTCCTTCAATACTCATGGAATGACGAATTTTATAAAGCCGATCTTCTACTCGCTCCCAATAGGCAATAAATTGTTCGTTCTCCGGAGCGCAGAAGTAGGTATTAAGATCGTTAAATGGTGCGCTGGTTATCGCTCTGGGGGTAGTATCATTAACTCGATTCTCTAGCTCGATTAAAAACTGGGGAATATTTTCAGCACTTTGATATTGTTCTTTGATTTCTTGGAATGTTTTCGGGGATGGCGAGCGCCTTTTTCCTAGGTTTTCCGGTTTTTCTCCCAGCAAATCGTAAGCTATAAAATAGAGTAAAGTTGCTTGATTGATCGATTCCCAGTTATCTTGGGCAAATAATTGGTCTCCCCAGTCCAGTAAGTTGTCGATGTATTTCATGACGATCGCCTTTTCGTAAGCACCGATTCTCAACCGAGCGATCGCATGGGGGTCAAAAGGATTATCATTGTAGTCTTTGATCGCAGCATCGTTAGTTAAATACTCTTGGAGTTTTTGCAGGATATTGCCCCGGAATGGCAGGTAATGCCAAAAGCGATCGTTACTTCCTTCATGGGTTGGCTTGTCTCCCACCAGCTCTTTAGGAGATGTAGGATTAAAAATGTAGTGATACCATTTCTGAGCTTCTTCAAAGCGCTGGTTGGAGTTTAAGGTATTAGCGACTAAAAAGGGAATGTGGAAAAATATTTCCCAGAAGTAAATTCCTAAAGATCCATTAAAATCTAATCGCTTGCTGTTAGGATAATTAACCAAATCGGTAGGAGAGAAGCGATGGAAATTTAATTCAGGAGTTAGTTGTGAATCGAGGGTCAGTAAATTATCCAAACCCCCGATAAACATGTTTTGACTTAATTGTCGAATAGTGGTGGTGCTTAGTCTGGTGAAGGTATATTTTAGCTCAGATTGACTAGAACTATCAGAAGGATCGTCAGAAGGATCATAGGATAGCGTGATTGTACCATTTTGAGTAACTGCCTTTAAGCTATTGTCGATCGGTGTGAAACCATTCGCTTGCTGAGGAATAGCCAAAAAAGCCTCGTCTCCGTTATCAAAAGTGAACCAACCTGGTTGATTCTCAATCCCACTGACGGATCCATGGGACTTAGATATATTTTCTGTTATTAATCGGTGGTATAAAATTGGAGTCAAATTCAAGACTTGCTCGGCACTAAGAGCTACATTCCAAATGCTGACTTCAGCAATTTGTCCATGAAAGTATCTTCCTTTTTCCTTATCATTTTCACCAATCAGAACCTTGTAATTGTTATTAGGTATTGTGCCACTCTCAGTAGTAGAATTATCAAGCTCACCATCGATATAAATTTTCAGTTTTTCCCCGTCATAAACCCCGACAACATGATGCCACTTTTGATCATTAATATCCCTTATACTCTCAACTCCTCCTATGCCATCAATGGTAAATTTTAGTTTATTTGAATTACCAGAACGATGTAAGCGCCAACTATTATTTCCTTTAGTAATAAGGGATTGCCACTTTTTCGTAAAACTATTAACTTTAATCCATATCGAGATAGTAATAGCATCGGTTATAAAATCAAAATTGGATTCATTGTCTTCAATTTTGACATAATCATCTTCTCCATCAAAGTCCAGCACATTTATGGAGGGATTACCAGGAAAATCATTAGCTGTTTTCCATTGGGGATTTCCTTCTAAAGTCCCATTGTTGTGGCCTGCGCGATCGTGGATCACATTCCCACTACCCTCATTCATTGGCCAGTATCCCACCAGTCCTTTCCTTTGCCTCTGCCTCTTTGAGTTAGGATATGTGGAGTCGTCAGCATAGTCAGCATAGTTATCATACAAAACATTATCTGTTGCGATCACCTCCAACTGACTGTTGGATATTACTGGTAATCTGCTGATCAAAGCATTAGAGGGTAATTGCTGCAAGTTCACTTTTGTTTTCTCTTGCAGCAAATCGATGGTCAAAGAGATGCCCTGGTTTTCGTCTTGAGTACTATAAGATTCATCCTCCTGAAGTAAATCTCCAAACAAGGTGAGAATTTTTTCTGGCTCTGAACCATTAGCTGGTATGGGTAGTGCAGTTACCTTACGCCACAGGTTTTCACTAAGTTTTTCGTAGTTTTCAATGATAATATCTTTGGCTAAGGTTTGGGGTTGTATCCATTGTTTACAAAATTTCTGAAATGAATACTTAATACTGGCTTTAGTTTCAGTTTCAGTCTCGAATT includes:
- a CDS encoding neuraminidase-like domain-containing protein, encoding MSLFLAAPQTQPTPNPSQEGNESGNESGVSIDSAHGIASLTEEQFVKLLPGEEATARQMHQKAIDIKAKTQLLWANMRDAVASPHFRSMGVSTTQESDNAALSHDIPSYQEMFGDLDYIDCEHCGSMFSAAAYLVDLMRIVDQYITDPNQDSIPRAGGLTLNQRRPDLAEIQLTCKNTNSFIHNLQIINRILEARVKTALGSEDAWLSLATIPYPFTLPFHFSQEQIRSYLGHLKSNLGTIYKTFDVNELAVAREYIGLSLEDYNLITSSQTNEEELRELYGIENLDNLTNVETFLKQTGLSRTELPELLEQNLHKTELEAGLAHNFYINQVLEDNQAVQFKQITAQEADNGVIPTIENLTTATLDRIHRFIRLSKKLNWSFTDLDWVLTSINATHPQPLPGGEPTEIDEDAIKKIAKIKQLQTNYKLPLDVLCSFWHEMKTIGIGSNPEKPQDLFDRVFNNPFKKILRNKFFRIQDDSKQLELTNLNQQAEYNPILGRILAALRLNVNQLIDILRAIWGEDNTVELTVDNLSQLFRTSQILRLLGLNSEEYQVLLSFFGIESISAISIDQFIQITELGEWVKSSQIKIDELDYILNGKLSSHLDIGYSETHITGGMRSLWQLAGDSSDQSSELIRESIASFFDIEADLAVSLLDFASIATQTPDYVSFLLTPVQQEQEWSEIVKFFKVLSRLLILTQKLELTPTELKCIADNKTAFGIDELSQLSINNIQTIHRFKGLIAAFNDEKDKFVEYFASVSGNGETNHIEELAKITGWKSEQIYRLVSPPENQENNQLNLVYLGRDLHKTVEGITKLKQCFNLSHHLGVNISWFTKLLKLENLPVVGESENWELYKYAARAVKKITKAKYDHKEWIKVSEKLEGELSERKRDVLTAWIFWKQNYDNLRHLSQELLIDVETSSEVSISIIKEATLAIQTYLHRCQMGLEPGVEKLDIPENWWQWMMNYRVWEANRKVFLYPENYLDPSLRKIKSPIYKELEEELLQSEITQESVEKAYQNYFDKFTEIAQLKPAGGYRCTVENNSEAQDTLYLFGRTATEPYSYYYRECINPKAKNPTWKAWDKIDLVINSEYINATYAFNKLFIFWVEVVQTEKTKPKGNNLEFETETETKASIKYSFQKFCKQWIQPQTLAKDIIIENYEKLSENLWRKVTALPIPANGSEPEKILTLFGDLLQEDESYSTQDENQGISLTIDLLQEKTKVNLQQLPSNALISRLPVISNSQLEVIATDNVLYDNYADYADDSTYPNSKRQRQRKGLVGYWPMNEGSGNVIHDRAGHNNGTLEGNPQWKTANDFPGNPSINVLDFDGEDDYVKIEDNESNFDFITDAITISIWIKVNSFTKKWQSLITKGNNSWRLHRSGNSNKLKFTIDGIGGVESIRDINDQKWHHVVGVYDGEKLKIYIDGELDNSTTESGTIPNNNYKVLIGENDKEKGRYFHGQIAEVSIWNVALSAEQVLNLTPILYHRLITENISKSHGSVSGIENQPGWFTFDNGDEAFLAIPQQANGFTPIDNSLKAVTQNGTITLSYDPSDDPSDSSSQSELKYTFTRLSTTTIRQLSQNMFIGGLDNLLTLDSQLTPELNFHRFSPTDLVNYPNSKRLDFNGSLGIYFWEIFFHIPFLVANTLNSNQRFEEAQKWYHYIFNPTSPKELVGDKPTHEGSNDRFWHYLPFRGNILQKLQEYLTNDAAIKDYNDNPFDPHAIARLRIGAYEKAIVMKYIDNLLDWGDQLFAQDNWESINQATLLYFIAYDLLGEKPENLGKRRSPSPKTFQEIKEQYQSAENIPQFLIELENRVNDTTPRAITSAPFNDLNTYFCAPENEQFIAYWERVEDRLYKIRHSMSIEGIKRQLALFQAPIDPAQLVRAVAGGRTPLSVVSQLTPAVPNYRFDYMLERAKNITSTLIQLGSSLLSALEKKDAEELALLRSSHEQSILKLITTTKEKQIEEAKETLNSLKESLASVQHRYNYYHKLNDEGWSSGEIAGVTLMSSALASQSVATVLFYLSSPAYGVPTIYGLANGGFEPGAVVRSKGEAAQNIAYVLNQSSGLADRIASYQRREQEWEFQEKLAEIDVQQIEYQIEAQKIRQAIAEQELKIHNKSIAQAKEIKDFLKDNFTNKELYQWMVARLSILYFQTYKVALDMAMATQSAYQYELNKDDTYINFDYWDSLKKGLLAGESLMLGLTQLEKAYIEGNVRRLEIEKTISLLQLNPQAFQQLKETGKCEFALSEKLFDFDFPGHYARQIKTIAISIPAVVGPYQNIKATLTQTSNKTLLKPDVNAVEYLLGGGENPPDESILRSNWRLNQKIAISRGAMDNGLFELNFYWDTRYLPFEGTGAVSTWELSLPKATNRIDFDTISDVIITLSYTALDGGDNFRRQVTELQPLQDYSEAYYFNLKQAFPGEWHTFMNLNTDSNSQKLTFPISSEIIPPHIEDAKLTGIIFKLDAPEPSSPLEFATMKIGEENIINDNSINESVADNWFGDWVMDFDLNNVPGSLKNDGLLNPEIVKTIELILIYEGKIDYSGF